The Candidatus Aminicenantes bacterium genome includes the window GCTGGTCGAGGCGGAGGATCTGGTGCAGCGCAACTTCCATGCGGATGGCCCGGGCCGGATCTGGGCCTCGGACATTACTTACATCTGGACGAAGGAGCGGTGGCTGTATCTGGCGGTCGTGCTGGATCTCTATAACCGGGAGGTCGTTGGCTGGACGTTGGATCGGCGGATCGGGCAAGAGCTCGTCTTGGCCGCACTGAACCAGGCGCTGCTTCGTCATCCCCCGGAGAAGAATCTGGTGTTCCACTCGGACCGAGGCGGGCAGTATCGAAGCCTGCGAATGAGTCGTCTTCTGGCTCGCCACGGCATCCGGCTGAGTCTGGGGAGCCGCGGGGACTGTTATGACAACGCGGCCATGGAGTCGTTCTTCAGCACCTTGAAAAGCGAGTTGGTGCATCGGGAGCGGTTCCAGACGGAGGACGAGGCGAGGTGGAAGATCTACGATTACATCGAGGTCTATTACAACCGGCAGCGTCGGCACTCGACGTTGCAGTATCTGACGCCGGCAGAGTATGCTAATGCTACGATCCCATCTTAACTGGGTGTCTACAAAATCGGGGGAAGATCAAAAACCCACGGGCTCCGAAAACATAGGATGGAATTCTAACGGGTTATGCACCTTGGAGGGGTAGCAGCTCCGCCGCCATTTTGGCGGCGGGGCGTTGGAGGGGGACCCCGATAAAGGGTCCCCTTCCAAGGGAGTCCGAGCTCCGTCCATCACGTTTTCCATGGCCTCGCGGACGAGCCCGCCCATGGCTTCGCGCTCGTCGGGCGCGACTTCGAAGACGAGC containing:
- a CDS encoding IS3 family transposase; protein product: MAENGSGYTVEKMSEVLGVNRSGYYAYRGRAASPRSQENERLRTQIQMIWSRSRKLYGSPRITAELRAQGLRCGENRVARLMHEAGIQSQTKKAFKVTTKPGGLVEAEDLVQRNFHADGPGRIWASDITYIWTKERWLYLAVVLDLYNREVVGWTLDRRIGQELVLAALNQALLRHPPEKNLVFHSDRGGQYRSLRMSRLLARHGIRLSLGSRGDCYDNAAMESFFSTLKSELVHRERFQTEDEARWKIYDYIEVYYNRQRRHSTLQYLTPAEYANATIPS